A window from Eubalaena glacialis isolate mEubGla1 chromosome 1, mEubGla1.1.hap2.+ XY, whole genome shotgun sequence encodes these proteins:
- the CHST3 gene encoding carbohydrate sulfotransferase 3, which produces MAPHFPMEKGLTLPQDCRHFLHSLRMRSKYALFLAFVVVVFVFIEKENKIISRVSDKLKQIPQSLVDANSTDPALALAENASLLSLSELDSAFTQLQSRLRNLSLQLGVAPAEEAEEETAEWEQGQQQESRPPAEAPPRRHLLLMATTRTGSSFVGEFFNQQGNIFYLFEPLWHIERTVSFEQGGANAAGSALVYRDVLKQLFLCDLYLLEHFIIPAPEDHLTQFVFRRGSSRSLCEDPVCTPLVKKVFEKYPCKNRRCGLLNMTLAAEACRRKEHMAIKAVRIRQLEFLQPLAEDPRLDLRVIQLVRDPRAVLASRMVAFADKYETWKKWLAKGQDQLREEEVQRLKGNCESIRQSAELGLRQPAWLRGRYMLVRYEDVALRPLQKAQEMYRFAGIPLTPQVEDWIQKNTQAAHDGIYSTQKNSSEQFEKWRFSMPFKLAQVVQAACGPAMRLFGYKPVQDAASLSNRSVSLLEERGTFWVT; this is translated from the exons ATGGCCCCACACTTCCCCATGGAGAAAGGACTCACTTTGCCCCAGGACTGCCGACACTTTCTGCACAGCCTGAGAATGAGGAGCAAATATGCCCTTTTCCTGGCttttgtggtggtggtttttgtcttcattgaaaaggaaaataaaatcatatcaag GGTCTCGGACAAACTGAAGCAGATCCCCCAATCCCTGGTAGATGCCAATAGCACCGACCCAGCCCTAGCCTTGGCCGAGAACGCATCCCTCCTGTCCCTGAGTGAGCTGGATTCGGCCTTCACGCAGCTGCAGAGCCGCCTGCGAAACCTCAGTCTGCAGCTGGGCGTGGCGCCGGCAGAGGAGGCTGAGGAGGAGACCGCAGAGTGGGAGCAGGGGCAGCAGCAGGAGTCCCGCCCACCCGCCGAGGCCCCGCCCCGGCGCCACTTGCTCCTCATGGCCACCACCCGCACGGGCTCCTCGTTTGTGGGCGAGTTCTTCAATCAGCAGGGCAACATCTTCTACCTCTTCGAGCCGCTGTGGCACATCGAGCGCACGGTGTCCTTCGAGCAGGGCGGCGCCAACGCCGCGGGCTCGGCCCTGGTATACCGCGACGTGCTCAAGCAGCTCTTCCTGTGCGACCTGTACCTCCTGGAGCATTTCATCATCCCGGCACCCGAGGACCACCTGACCCAGTTCGTGTTCCGCCGGGGCTCCAGCCGCTCCCTCTGCGAGGACCCCGTCTGCACGCCCCTCGTCAAGAAGGTCTTCGAGAAGTACCCCTGCAAGAACCGCCGCTGCGGCCTCCTCAACATGACGCTGGCCGCCGAGGCCTGCCGCCGCAAGGAGCACATGGCAATCAAGGCCGTCCGCATACGGCAGCTGGAGTTCCTGCAGCCGCTGGCCGAGGACCCCCGCCTGGACCTCCGCGTCATCCAGCTGGTGCGCGACCCCCGCGCTGTGCTAGCCTCCCGCATGGTGGCCTTCGCCGACAAGTACGAGACCTGGAAGAAGTGGCTGGCCAAGGGACAGGACCagctgagggaggaggaggtgcAGCGGCTGAAGGGCAACTGTGAGAGCATCCGCCAGTCCGCTGAGCTGGGCCTGAGGCAGCCGGCCTGGCTGCGGGGCCGCTACATGCTGGTGCGCTACGAGGACGTGGCCCTTAGGCCACTGCAGAAGGCCCAGGAGATGTACCGCTTTGCAGGCATTCCCCTGACCCCGCAGGTGGAGGACTGGATCCAGAAGAACACCCAGGCGGCGCACGACGGCATCTACTCCACTCAGAAGAACTCCTCGGAGCAGTTTGAGAAGTGGCGCTTCAGCATGCCCTTCAAGCTAGCGCAGGTGGTCCAGGCTGCCTGCGGCCCCGCCATGCGCCTCTTCGGCTACAAGCCTGTGCAGGACGCCGCCTCACTCTCCAACCGCTCCGTCAGCCTGCTGGAGGAGCGCGGCACCTTCTGGGTCACGTAG